A single Haloglycomyces albus DSM 45210 DNA region contains:
- a CDS encoding YbaB/EbfC family nucleoid-associated protein has protein sequence MDINEEMREKAQRIEEVTKDLTSDVTSNDGSIQVRVTPGGGVQDIQLSPSALNMNESALGEHLLSLIHYGFEKVNAEANEKMRSIMTEGDQ, from the coding sequence ATGGATATAAATGAAGAAATGCGAGAAAAGGCGCAAAGGATCGAGGAGGTGACAAAGGATCTAACCAGCGACGTCACCTCCAACGACGGAAGCATCCAGGTGCGGGTGACCCCGGGAGGCGGTGTGCAGGATATCCAATTGTCCCCCAGCGCTTTGAACATGAATGAATCGGCTTTGGGTGAGCACCTCCTTTCGCTCATCCACTACGGATTCGAAAAGGTCAACGCTGAGGCGAACGAAAAGATGCGGTCGATCATGACTGAGGGCGACCAATAG
- a CDS encoding ATP-grasp domain-containing protein, with translation MNDRAQTGDRPVAAIVDGYSTGNFLPAAFDRHGADVVHVQSTPEWMTSMLLPDLNQYTGNIVYDDHDKTLRRIRESGAVAVLAGQEPGVPLADLLSKDLGVASNGTTYSAAKRDKFHMIEAIRDAGLHCADQLRSGSVDEIVGWARERDEFPVVVKPLSSASTDGVTICHDVDEVRDAAEAVLAAEDIFDIRNREVLVQSYLDGVEYIVDTVSSHGERFVVGVWRYDKNLVNGKNLYDRDVLIPADEEPVAELIAYTDKVLDALNIRHGPTHTEVKMTSSGPALVEIGARLNGNMNPDFHNVCLGHNQADLMALAYLDPQRFAREYGGRNYQVRRPAIVYNAPSEASGEVEEVDAAAVKRIEELPSVFLMSVKVKPGGRVKRTVDLLTSPLRIFMTGESMADIDRDYHRIQEWKDEVYRLSC, from the coding sequence GTGAACGACAGAGCCCAGACAGGCGATCGACCAGTGGCCGCCATTGTGGACGGCTACTCGACCGGGAACTTCCTCCCCGCCGCCTTCGACCGGCACGGTGCCGATGTGGTGCACGTGCAGAGCACGCCGGAGTGGATGACGTCCATGCTCCTGCCTGATTTGAACCAGTACACGGGCAATATCGTCTACGACGATCACGACAAAACCCTGCGGCGCATCCGAGAGTCCGGTGCGGTGGCGGTACTGGCCGGACAGGAACCGGGAGTACCGCTGGCCGACCTCTTGTCGAAGGACCTCGGGGTGGCCAGTAACGGGACGACCTATTCGGCGGCAAAGCGGGACAAGTTCCACATGATCGAAGCGATCCGCGACGCCGGACTCCACTGTGCCGACCAGTTGCGCAGTGGTTCGGTCGACGAGATCGTGGGATGGGCGCGCGAGCGCGACGAGTTCCCGGTCGTGGTGAAGCCGTTGAGTTCGGCTTCCACCGACGGCGTGACGATCTGCCACGACGTCGACGAGGTTCGCGATGCCGCCGAGGCGGTCTTGGCGGCCGAGGACATCTTCGACATCCGCAATCGCGAGGTTCTTGTGCAGTCGTATCTGGACGGTGTGGAGTACATCGTCGACACGGTCAGTTCACACGGCGAGCGTTTCGTGGTCGGCGTGTGGCGTTACGACAAGAATCTGGTGAACGGTAAGAACCTGTACGACCGGGATGTGCTCATTCCGGCCGACGAGGAGCCGGTCGCCGAGCTGATCGCTTACACCGACAAGGTGTTGGATGCTCTGAACATTCGTCACGGTCCGACGCACACGGAGGTCAAGATGACCTCGTCGGGGCCGGCCCTGGTGGAGATCGGCGCGCGTTTGAACGGCAATATGAATCCCGATTTCCACAACGTCTGCTTGGGGCACAACCAGGCGGATCTGATGGCACTGGCCTATTTGGATCCGCAACGGTTCGCGCGAGAGTACGGGGGACGCAATTATCAGGTGCGTCGCCCGGCGATCGTGTACAACGCCCCGAGCGAGGCCTCGGGAGAGGTGGAAGAGGTCGACGCGGCGGCGGTGAAGCGGATCGAGGAGCTGCCGTCGGTGTTTTTGATGAGCGTGAAGGTCAAGCCCGGTGGACGGGTGAAGCGGACGGTCGACCTGTTGACCTCGCCGCTGCGAATCTTCATGACCGGCGAGTCGATGGCCGATATCGACCGTGATTATCACCGTATCCAAGAATGGAAGGATGAGGTTTACCGGCTCTCATGCTGA
- a CDS encoding YbaB/EbfC family nucleoid-associated protein yields the protein MRFDKNLDVEGLSEKLDEMRREAHEMMEGFDNLAADLNECSLSITSDNGMVTVSIDGGGDITELRLARGATRLRGNLGPLIVRTIQEAQAAFATKMTETMDASIPGVDMGKLTGQFTTPEMRERVRGHLEQP from the coding sequence GTGCGTTTCGATAAAAACCTTGATGTCGAAGGGCTGAGCGAGAAGCTCGACGAAATGAGACGAGAAGCCCACGAAATGATGGAGGGCTTCGACAACCTAGCAGCGGACCTGAATGAATGTTCGCTGTCGATAACGAGTGACAACGGCATGGTGACGGTGTCGATCGACGGAGGGGGAGACATTACCGAACTTCGGTTGGCACGCGGTGCCACTCGGCTTCGCGGGAATCTCGGCCCACTGATCGTTCGAACAATACAGGAAGCACAGGCCGCTTTCGCCACTAAGATGACCGAAACGATGGACGCCTCCATCCCCGGAGTGGACATGGGAAAACTGACGGGGCAGTTCACGACCCCCGAAATGCGCGAGCGAGTCCGGGGCCACCTCGAACAACCCTGA
- a CDS encoding DNA recombination protein RmuC translates to METVVLAVLCVIVGVIAGWFIGRTRQEREIGQLRERLDLAASGAMSPELTEQSRRSLEEAVSPLAASLERYQDHLDDVERARRDAYSQLRVQLSGVAEISQEVREETGRLAGALRSPNARGLWGEVQLKRLAESAGMVEYCDFDTQVTVSGVRPDLVVRLADDRSIVVDAKAPMDAYLASVEAEDGKERDRLLARHAQHLRTHVKTLASRSYPTSVAGSADFTVLFVPSDQVLDAALRSDPTLLEEAFSQDVVVASPGSLLVILKTAALTWRQVRLAEHAQTVHRLGGELLARMGTVVEHLTRLGGSLEGAVQSYNQTVASVESRLLVTARRFRELEVSGEDVGRPSAVETPVRLPASRGEED, encoded by the coding sequence ATGGAAACTGTTGTCTTGGCGGTGCTGTGTGTGATCGTCGGTGTGATCGCGGGCTGGTTCATCGGGCGTACGCGGCAAGAACGTGAAATCGGTCAACTGCGAGAACGGCTGGACCTGGCGGCCTCGGGAGCGATGTCTCCCGAACTGACCGAACAGTCGCGCCGCAGCCTCGAAGAGGCCGTCTCCCCGTTGGCCGCGTCCCTGGAGCGCTACCAAGACCACTTGGACGACGTGGAACGCGCCCGCCGAGACGCCTATTCACAATTGCGCGTGCAACTCAGCGGAGTCGCCGAGATATCGCAAGAGGTCCGCGAGGAAACCGGCCGCCTGGCGGGGGCGCTGCGCTCGCCGAACGCACGCGGGCTCTGGGGCGAGGTACAGCTGAAGCGGCTGGCCGAATCGGCCGGAATGGTGGAGTACTGCGATTTCGACACGCAAGTGACCGTTTCGGGAGTACGCCCGGATTTGGTGGTGCGACTGGCCGACGACCGTTCGATCGTCGTGGACGCCAAAGCCCCCATGGACGCCTACCTGGCGTCGGTGGAAGCCGAGGACGGCAAGGAACGCGATCGACTCCTGGCCCGCCACGCGCAGCACCTGCGCACGCATGTGAAAACCCTGGCGAGCCGCTCCTACCCGACGTCGGTGGCGGGCAGTGCGGACTTCACCGTCTTGTTCGTTCCCTCGGATCAAGTCCTGGACGCGGCGTTGCGCTCGGACCCGACTCTGTTGGAGGAGGCCTTTTCGCAAGACGTGGTGGTGGCCTCTCCCGGTTCCCTGCTGGTGATTCTGAAGACGGCGGCGTTGACGTGGCGACAGGTTCGATTGGCCGAACACGCCCAGACCGTGCACCGCTTGGGCGGTGAACTGTTGGCGCGAATGGGAACAGTGGTAGAGCATCTGACTCGCCTCGGCGGATCGCTGGAAGGTGCGGTGCAGTCGTACAACCAAACGGTCGCCTCGGTGGAGTCGCGCCTGCTGGTGACGGCACGGCGCTTCCGCGAGCTCGAAGTGTCGGGTGAGGATGTCGGGCGTCCGTCGGCGGTGGAGACTCCCGTCCGCCTGCCCGCGAGCCGCGGCGAAGAGGACTGA
- a CDS encoding proline dehydrogenase family protein, translating into MTYSDETTRTQAGHALKAMAADQRVRDAFLDGRLLADLFKTAADRYIVAADRHELGERLALLEAKGYHTGVEQVGEEARTADEVKEVVAEYHRLIEQFAEKPPRYPVQLGFDLSNVGSLVSQQEAKDNTGQLLEAAAELDMPIVLSMERSGWVDGILEVFQDLAGRYDNVGLTVQAHLHRTEDDLADIIAAGRKVRLVKGVYHETEDVALPRGPKLQDRYVALLQRLLDADVPVAVGTHDADLLERLRSEGMLTAVTEVEMLHGVQGHVLKSLREQGIQCRIATVYGHNWWLHFLHRLSEHPPNVITALADLSDPSRIEFGSQY; encoded by the coding sequence ATGACGTATTCCGACGAAACCACCCGAACACAAGCCGGACACGCCTTGAAGGCCATGGCGGCCGATCAACGTGTACGCGACGCCTTTCTGGACGGACGGCTGCTCGCCGACCTCTTTAAAACCGCGGCCGACCGCTACATCGTCGCCGCCGACCGCCACGAACTCGGCGAGAGACTGGCGCTGTTGGAGGCGAAGGGCTACCACACCGGTGTCGAACAGGTCGGCGAAGAGGCGCGCACCGCCGACGAGGTCAAAGAAGTCGTGGCCGAATACCACCGCCTCATCGAACAGTTCGCCGAGAAGCCGCCAAGGTACCCCGTGCAGCTGGGATTCGATCTCAGTAATGTCGGCTCGTTGGTCTCCCAGCAGGAGGCGAAGGACAACACCGGTCAACTGCTGGAGGCCGCCGCCGAGCTCGACATGCCCATCGTATTGAGCATGGAACGCTCCGGCTGGGTCGACGGCATTCTGGAGGTCTTCCAGGACTTGGCCGGGCGATACGACAATGTCGGACTGACCGTGCAGGCGCACCTGCACCGTACCGAGGACGACCTGGCCGACATCATCGCCGCCGGTCGTAAGGTTCGTCTGGTCAAGGGCGTCTATCACGAAACGGAGGACGTCGCCCTCCCACGCGGACCGAAACTCCAGGATCGCTACGTGGCTCTGCTGCAACGACTTCTCGACGCCGACGTTCCCGTCGCGGTCGGAACCCACGACGCGGATCTGTTGGAACGGCTGCGCTCCGAAGGCATGTTGACAGCCGTCACCGAAGTTGAGATGCTACATGGCGTGCAGGGTCATGTGCTTAAATCCCTACGAGAACAAGGAATTCAGTGTCGTATCGCCACTGTGTACGGACACAATTGGTGGCTGCACTTCCTCCATCGCCTTTCGGAACATCCTCCCAATGTCATTACCGCACTTGCCGATCTCTCCGATCCGTCGCGGATCGAATTTGGAAGTCAGTATTAG
- a CDS encoding aminotransferase class V-fold PLP-dependent enzyme, whose amino-acid sequence MVVHLNNAGAGIMPEPVRQAMVTYLDAESEFGSYEIEARSGDHLDGTLYQAVAELLNAPVDDVAVFDSATRGWLNVVTAMEFRPGDRVWVTPYEYAGNLILLSRLREKWGFSIEVVPVGEDGELDQEWMAASIDDDVALVALSHVPSGCGIVNPVAAIGEILKNHRCFYIVDGCQAVGQIPIDIGAMHCDLYTGAGRKFLRGPRGSGFSYTSPRLRDSLYTPFLDLHVAHINDGRYNVEVRTASARQWEMSERSNAISMGLEAAVRYHRQHSHLAYDHHAATQLRGHLSDSDRFELIDPGMEKSNIVTIRHRHCSADAAVSRLREQGFNAWVMHGRDTPIYMNDHGVDEAIRVSPHYYNTATDIKSFFDALVAL is encoded by the coding sequence ATGGTTGTCCATTTGAACAATGCCGGTGCCGGAATCATGCCGGAACCGGTACGCCAAGCGATGGTGACGTACCTGGACGCCGAGAGCGAGTTCGGTTCGTACGAGATCGAAGCACGCTCCGGCGATCATCTCGACGGCACCTTGTATCAGGCCGTCGCCGAACTGCTCAACGCTCCCGTCGACGACGTCGCCGTATTCGACAGCGCCACCCGTGGTTGGTTGAACGTGGTGACGGCCATGGAATTCCGTCCGGGCGATCGAGTCTGGGTGACTCCCTACGAGTACGCGGGGAATCTGATTCTGCTGTCGCGACTCCGCGAGAAATGGGGATTCTCCATCGAGGTCGTACCGGTCGGCGAGGACGGCGAACTGGACCAGGAGTGGATGGCCGCCTCGATCGACGACGACGTCGCCTTGGTCGCACTGTCGCACGTTCCCTCCGGCTGCGGGATCGTCAATCCCGTCGCCGCCATCGGTGAGATTCTGAAAAACCACCGCTGCTTCTACATCGTCGACGGTTGCCAGGCCGTCGGCCAGATCCCGATCGACATCGGCGCGATGCACTGTGACCTCTATACCGGCGCGGGACGCAAATTCCTGCGCGGTCCACGAGGTTCCGGATTCTCCTATACGTCTCCGCGTCTGCGCGACAGCCTCTATACACCGTTTCTCGACCTGCACGTCGCCCATATCAACGACGGTCGCTACAACGTCGAGGTGCGTACGGCGTCGGCACGGCAATGGGAGATGTCCGAACGGTCGAACGCGATCTCCATGGGCCTGGAAGCGGCCGTACGCTACCACCGGCAGCACAGCCATCTGGCTTACGATCATCACGCGGCCACACAATTGCGCGGCCACCTGTCCGACTCCGACCGGTTCGAACTCATTGATCCGGGTATGGAAAAGAGCAATATCGTGACCATCCGCCACCGGCACTGTTCCGCCGACGCAGCGGTGTCACGATTGCGGGAACAAGGGTTCAACGCGTGGGTCATGCACGGTCGCGACACCCCGATCTACATGAACGATCACGGTGTCGACGAGGCCATTCGCGTATCGCCGCACTACTACAACACGGCGACCGACATCAAATCCTTCTTCGACGCACTGGTGGCGCTGTAG
- a CDS encoding S8 family serine peptidase, with translation MTQRQRRLKKTLAAVGVGTLVPLTVAGGASAQDGNDVQALLDQKVDADLLSEIEENGDTEAWLRFPGEPNYNAAYSQDAKVDKGEAAVKAAKDFAEESQAEAKAFLDDAGIDYESYWASSTIRVTGDQDLLEDLVTIESIESIVEAPELELVEPEERSNEFGNDVEPYGTEWGLDNINAPDVWDMGFDGTGATVAFIDTGAQFDHPAIVDQYRGNNGDGTFTHDYNFYDVQDACGDEPCDNNGHGTHVTGTMVGDDGGDNQIGVAPGAEWIGVNGCCPSTAALLEAGEWIAAPTDWEGNNPDPSKAPDVVNNSWGTTAPGYDDFYVEIVDLWHAAGVIPVTSLGNGGSACDTAGSPGIYPNALGIGAYDINNEIAGFSARGPGVDGQIKPDISAPGVNVRSSVPGDGYDSYSGTSMAGPHVAGQVALLISAAPHLQGDYDAIYELLTGTAVPTADDQCGSDGDANNVYGHGRVDALEMINNAPIGDIGDVNGSVTDADGAALEGATVVFDNGETIRDFTTDAEGSFDGVLTAGDWDVTVTAFGYDEFTDTVTIEQDTVNELSFNLEQVPSGVATGTVVDGSGHGWPMAATVSTVGGEASTTTDPVTGEFELELPVGQWDLEVTPEYDGYQSVTVEGVDVEDMVIEVPVDSCAAPGYGFDPMGSTFDQGSTPSGWTVNNLADEGYGWEFDAGRSNNTPGSDGFATVDSDAAGTGNDIESELVSPVFDLSSADDPTLYFDQDYNHLGSEATVLFSTDGGDTWEEVWNATSDVPSSTESVDLSEWADATDARVKFHYDDTGSWAWWWQVDNVMIGQSDCGMQDGGLVRGEVTDANDGSALEGAVVSHESGASGTTDAEGDFWMFVPETGEVELTAEMADYGSTSGSVDVEGSGVVTASFEIGTAMIEASTDYLGSAVQQGATWTHTLELTNSGTAEGVVDLSKSNGEFTIMSETNDADAAWLTASPDAVTVPAGESVTVEVVTSAEDLDQPGTYTATLTAEYVSPNESPVIEVSMMVVPRPEQGKLTGLVDSVDCEGNVADLEGAQVQLRDSEGNVYHLLTDEAGSYERWLTADSYTIIVSKDGFAADFEITDVEAGRDNGSSFELAELGC, from the coding sequence GTGACCCAACGACAACGACGCTTGAAAAAGACACTCGCCGCAGTCGGTGTCGGGACGCTGGTTCCCCTCACTGTCGCAGGTGGAGCGTCCGCACAAGATGGTAATGATGTTCAAGCATTGCTTGATCAGAAAGTAGACGCGGATCTGCTTTCCGAAATCGAAGAAAATGGCGACACTGAAGCGTGGCTACGGTTTCCAGGTGAGCCTAACTACAATGCCGCCTACAGCCAAGACGCAAAGGTCGACAAAGGTGAGGCCGCTGTTAAGGCGGCCAAAGACTTCGCAGAGGAATCGCAAGCCGAAGCGAAGGCCTTTCTCGACGATGCGGGCATCGACTACGAATCATACTGGGCTTCGTCCACGATTCGGGTAACCGGTGATCAGGATCTACTCGAGGACCTCGTCACAATCGAGAGCATTGAATCGATTGTCGAGGCCCCTGAGCTGGAACTGGTGGAGCCCGAAGAGCGGTCCAACGAATTCGGCAACGACGTGGAACCGTATGGAACCGAGTGGGGTCTGGACAACATCAACGCTCCGGACGTCTGGGACATGGGCTTCGACGGAACGGGCGCGACCGTCGCGTTCATCGACACCGGTGCCCAGTTCGACCACCCGGCCATTGTGGACCAGTACCGTGGTAACAACGGTGACGGTACCTTCACCCACGACTACAACTTCTATGACGTGCAGGACGCCTGTGGCGACGAGCCTTGTGACAACAACGGCCACGGCACCCACGTCACCGGAACTATGGTGGGTGACGACGGCGGCGACAACCAGATCGGTGTCGCTCCCGGTGCCGAGTGGATCGGTGTGAACGGCTGCTGCCCGAGCACCGCTGCTCTGCTGGAAGCCGGTGAGTGGATCGCCGCTCCCACCGACTGGGAAGGCAACAACCCGGACCCGAGCAAGGCTCCCGACGTCGTCAACAACTCCTGGGGTACGACCGCCCCCGGCTATGACGACTTCTACGTGGAGATCGTGGACCTCTGGCACGCGGCCGGAGTCATCCCCGTGACCTCACTGGGCAACGGCGGATCGGCCTGTGACACGGCCGGTAGCCCGGGGATCTACCCCAACGCGCTCGGAATCGGTGCCTACGACATCAACAACGAGATCGCGGGCTTCTCGGCCCGTGGCCCCGGAGTTGACGGGCAGATCAAGCCCGACATCTCCGCGCCCGGCGTCAACGTTCGCTCCTCGGTTCCCGGGGACGGATACGACTCGTACTCGGGTACGTCCATGGCCGGCCCGCACGTCGCCGGTCAGGTGGCTCTGCTGATCAGCGCCGCCCCGCACCTGCAGGGTGACTATGACGCCATTTACGAACTGTTGACCGGAACCGCCGTTCCCACCGCTGACGACCAGTGTGGAAGCGACGGCGACGCCAACAACGTTTACGGACACGGCCGCGTTGACGCTCTCGAGATGATCAACAACGCCCCGATCGGCGACATCGGAGACGTCAACGGAAGCGTCACCGACGCCGACGGTGCCGCTCTGGAAGGTGCCACCGTCGTCTTCGACAACGGTGAGACCATCCGTGACTTCACCACCGACGCCGAGGGCTCCTTCGACGGAGTTCTGACCGCCGGAGACTGGGACGTCACGGTCACCGCCTTCGGATACGACGAGTTCACCGACACCGTCACCATCGAGCAGGACACCGTCAACGAACTGTCGTTCAACCTTGAACAGGTTCCCAGCGGTGTGGCCACCGGTACCGTCGTCGACGGCTCCGGACACGGCTGGCCGATGGCCGCCACTGTGAGCACCGTCGGAGGCGAAGCCTCCACCACCACTGACCCCGTCACCGGTGAGTTCGAACTGGAACTGCCCGTCGGACAGTGGGACCTGGAGGTCACTCCGGAATACGACGGCTACCAGTCGGTGACCGTTGAGGGTGTTGACGTGGAGGACATGGTCATTGAGGTGCCCGTGGACTCCTGCGCCGCTCCCGGCTACGGCTTCGACCCGATGGGTTCGACGTTCGACCAGGGCAGCACCCCGAGCGGATGGACGGTCAACAACCTGGCCGACGAGGGTTACGGCTGGGAGTTCGACGCCGGCCGATCAAATAACACGCCCGGCAGCGACGGCTTCGCCACCGTCGACTCCGACGCCGCCGGTACCGGTAACGACATCGAGTCCGAACTGGTCAGCCCGGTGTTCGACCTGAGCAGTGCCGACGACCCGACGCTGTACTTCGACCAGGACTACAACCACCTCGGTTCCGAGGCAACGGTTCTGTTCTCCACCGACGGTGGCGACACCTGGGAAGAAGTGTGGAACGCGACGTCGGACGTTCCCAGCTCCACCGAAAGCGTGGACCTGAGCGAATGGGCCGATGCTACTGACGCACGCGTCAAGTTCCACTACGACGACACCGGCAGCTGGGCCTGGTGGTGGCAGGTCGACAACGTCATGATCGGACAGAGCGACTGCGGCATGCAGGACGGCGGTCTGGTGCGCGGTGAGGTCACCGACGCCAATGACGGTTCGGCCCTGGAAGGCGCTGTCGTGTCCCACGAGAGCGGAGCCTCCGGCACCACCGATGCCGAGGGTGACTTCTGGATGTTCGTCCCCGAGACCGGTGAGGTCGAGTTGACCGCCGAGATGGCCGACTACGGTTCCACCTCCGGCAGCGTCGACGTGGAAGGCTCCGGCGTGGTCACCGCGTCGTTCGAAATTGGCACCGCCATGATCGAAGCCTCCACCGACTACCTCGGTAGCGCGGTACAGCAGGGTGCCACTTGGACCCACACGCTGGAACTGACCAACTCCGGTACGGCCGAGGGCGTGGTGGACCTGTCGAAGTCCAACGGCGAGTTCACCATCATGTCCGAGACCAATGACGCCGACGCCGCCTGGCTGACCGCCAGCCCGGACGCCGTGACCGTTCCGGCTGGAGAGTCGGTGACGGTTGAGGTGGTCACCTCGGCTGAGGACTTGGATCAGCCCGGTACCTACACGGCGACCTTGACCGCCGAGTACGTGAGCCCGAACGAGTCTCCGGTCATCGAGGTTTCCATGATGGTGGTACCTCGTCCGGAACAGGGCAAGCTGACCGGTCTGGTCGACTCGGTCGACTGTGAGGGCAACGTTGCCGACCTCGAAGGCGCGCAGGTGCAACTGCGCGACTCCGAAGGCAACGTCTACCACTTGCTCACCGACGAGGCAGGCAGCTACGAGCGCTGGTTGACCGCCGACAGCTACACCATCATCGTCTCGAAGGACGGCTTCGCCGCCGACTTTGAGATCACCGATGTGGAAGCTGGACGCGACAACGGATCCAGCTTCGAGCTGGCCGAACTCGGATGCTAA
- a CDS encoding MFS transporter codes for MLMQTFRTVRGLTRPLRILFVTTLVFRSGTIAFPFLAAYLLATGDHGSTEVGYVVGAYGFGALLADVSAGPLLRVLTGRSIMLMGLLGNAALVSLLPLAGGLPVLVAATFVWGFFYEVFTPASYTEIVEHCPDEDRKVAFSCHRLAINIGMGIGPAVGGLIYAWQPVGLFVVNAGLVIVAAVYLFSHPFNSTQQDEARPRGRLVARSLKGETRFWTIFLLSMPIHMAFALPPVFLSAYVIHERDMASMWAGMLFFLNAGLIVLFEVPLNTAMRRLSHYSSLLIGYALTAVGFALMGVFGMFWGLAMATVLWTVAEMIVFPSLMHYVSDVSDEEVVGRNMGLYSAGVNVGLISMPTLSFLWTSQFGPSGPWLVMGGLVAVALLLIIAVKRSSYMWVPGDRSASTQHVA; via the coding sequence ATGCTGATGCAAACCTTTCGCACGGTGCGCGGTTTGACGCGCCCGCTACGGATTCTCTTCGTGACGACCTTGGTGTTCCGTTCGGGAACGATCGCGTTCCCGTTCTTGGCGGCGTACTTGCTGGCCACTGGGGATCACGGCTCCACCGAAGTGGGGTACGTGGTGGGTGCGTACGGTTTCGGGGCGCTGCTGGCCGACGTGTCGGCAGGGCCCCTGCTTCGGGTGTTGACGGGCCGGTCGATCATGTTGATGGGCCTGCTGGGCAATGCCGCCTTGGTGTCGCTCTTGCCGTTGGCCGGTGGCCTGCCGGTCTTGGTGGCGGCGACGTTCGTGTGGGGTTTCTTCTACGAGGTGTTTACCCCCGCGTCGTATACCGAGATCGTGGAGCACTGCCCGGACGAGGATCGGAAGGTGGCGTTTTCGTGTCACCGTCTGGCCATCAACATCGGCATGGGAATCGGTCCGGCCGTTGGCGGGTTGATTTACGCCTGGCAGCCGGTCGGCCTGTTCGTGGTCAATGCCGGTCTGGTGATCGTGGCGGCGGTGTATCTGTTCAGTCATCCGTTCAATTCCACGCAACAGGACGAGGCTCGGCCGCGGGGTCGTCTGGTGGCTCGTTCACTCAAGGGCGAGACGCGCTTCTGGACGATTTTCCTCCTGTCGATGCCGATCCACATGGCGTTCGCCTTGCCGCCGGTATTTTTGAGCGCCTATGTGATTCACGAACGCGACATGGCGAGTATGTGGGCGGGGATGCTGTTTTTCCTCAATGCCGGTCTGATCGTGCTGTTCGAAGTTCCGTTGAATACGGCCATGCGACGGTTGAGCCACTATTCCTCTCTGCTGATCGGCTATGCGCTGACGGCGGTCGGATTCGCCCTGATGGGTGTGTTCGGGATGTTCTGGGGGCTGGCCATGGCGACCGTTCTGTGGACGGTCGCCGAAATGATCGTTTTCCCCTCATTGATGCACTACGTGAGCGACGTGTCCGATGAGGAGGTCGTGGGCCGCAACATGGGACTGTACTCGGCCGGAGTGAACGTGGGTCTCATATCGATGCCGACGCTGAGTTTCCTGTGGACAAGCCAGTTCGGACCGTCCGGACCGTGGCTCGTCATGGGCGGCCTGGTGGCAGTCGCGTTGTTGCTGATCATAGCGGTCAAACGCAGTTCCTATATGTGGGTTCCCGGCGATCGCTCGGCCTCGACGCAGCATGTCGCTTAA
- a CDS encoding fatty acid desaturase family protein yields the protein MTKGDNWHAPIAIAADLIGIAVAIALCVTVSWWFYPLALIYIGSTQRGFVNLLHESTHKILAKNNRFNLLLGTVFSGYLVFHLYNPYRTSHIGFHHRYLGDPDKDPDYSFHREVGIYDHDPGNRNFFLRNIGLALLGFRTFAYVKYVVEDRLLFRDKEAKVSMPVKMGTERAILLLQWAVIFGVCAYFGWLHLLLLLWFVPLFTTAIAIGWLTELAEHYPLPESESSQILMTRNRHGWALERYLFGRHNDNYHLVHHLNTGIPFWNMKKAHKVLLNDPAYRRWDGLWAGILTRGPQEGNKETLITYASKYRDWKRSGSDPKELRGQDSFATAAAMAAAL from the coding sequence TTGACCAAAGGCGACAATTGGCACGCCCCCATAGCCATAGCCGCCGATCTCATCGGCATCGCGGTCGCCATCGCCCTGTGCGTGACCGTTTCGTGGTGGTTCTATCCACTGGCGCTCATCTACATCGGTTCTACGCAACGGGGTTTCGTCAATCTACTGCACGAATCCACCCACAAGATTCTGGCCAAGAACAACCGCTTCAACCTTCTACTCGGAACGGTGTTCTCCGGCTATCTCGTGTTCCATCTCTATAACCCGTATCGCACCAGCCATATCGGTTTTCATCACCGTTATCTGGGTGATCCGGACAAGGATCCAGATTACTCGTTTCACCGCGAGGTCGGAATCTACGATCACGATCCCGGCAATCGGAACTTCTTCCTACGCAACATAGGACTCGCCCTGTTGGGCTTTCGCACCTTCGCCTACGTCAAGTACGTCGTCGAGGATCGACTGCTGTTCCGCGATAAGGAGGCCAAGGTGTCGATGCCTGTCAAGATGGGTACCGAACGGGCGATTCTCCTGCTGCAATGGGCGGTCATCTTCGGCGTCTGTGCCTATTTCGGTTGGCTGCACCTGCTTCTGCTGTTGTGGTTCGTTCCCCTGTTTACCACCGCCATCGCCATCGGGTGGTTGACCGAACTGGCCGAACACTATCCGCTCCCCGAGAGCGAGAGCAGTCAGATCCTCATGACCCGCAATCGCCACGGTTGGGCTCTCGAACGCTACCTGTTCGGCCGCCACAACGACAATTACCACCTCGTCCATCATCTCAATACCGGTATTCCCTTCTGGAACATGAAGAAGGCCCACAAGGTGCTTCTCAATGATCCCGCCTACCGGCGCTGGGACGGACTCTGGGCCGGAATCCTCACACGCGGTCCTCAGGAAGGGAACAAGGAAACCCTGATCACCTACGCCTCCAAGTACCGCGATTGGAAACGATCCGGTTCGGACCCCAAAGAACTGCGAGGACAGGACTCGTTTGCCACCGCCGCGGCCATGGCCGCCGCCCTCTAA